The Bifidobacteriaceae bacterium genome segment GGGACCTGCAGACCACCTGCTTACTATGCGTCAACTGGGTACCGGACACAAAAACAAACTCGCGGGACTAGAGACACACCCAAGAAACCGCAGGTCACCGCCTATTTCGGCGTCGTGGCCCGCCGCTGTTCGGTTCGACGGGCAACCAGTGCCGGGCCGCCGCGGGCACCTGGGTCGAGGCGGGGCCGCCCCGCCCGACCGAACCCGTTCCGCAACCACCTCTTGAAGGAGCCACACCCCATGACCGCATCACCTTGGCCGGCGGACCAGCCCGCCGTGACCATCGCCGCCGACCAGTCCGGCGCCCTGACCGTGGAACTCCACGGCGCCCCCTACACCCTGCCGGACCCGTCGCTGGGCCGCCGCGACCAGATGGGGCGCCTCCTGGACCACTTCTGCCAGCTGTTCCGCGCGCCCTTCCAGGCCCGCGTCACCGAAGCAGACGGCACCATCCACCAAGGATGGGTGCCGGACGAGCGCGCCGCTACGCCCGCCGCGACGCCCGCGGCCGCGGCAACCGAACCCGCGCCGGGCGCGGCGGCGGGGCCGCGCGACGCCGCCGAGCCGGCCGCCGCCGCCAGGCCCGGACACTGGGCGAGGCACGCCGCCGCCCGGCCGGCGGCCAGCGCCGACGACGGTTCCGGCGGGCCGGTGGCAGTCGGCGGGGACGGGTTCATCCCCAACGAGACTGTGGCGTTCGCGGTCGTGGTGGCGGAGGCCACCGCCGCCCTGGACGGGACCGCCGTCGTCGAACTGCCCGCCGACTACGTGCGGGAACTCGCCGGGGATGTCGCCCTGATCGGGCGGCTGTCCGGCACACTCGCGGTCCGCCAACCCGCCTCCCAACTGTGACCCCGCCGGCCGCGGCGCCCGCCGGGCGGGACGCGCTCGCCAACCTCGGCGTCGCCGCCGTCCTCTCGGTCGCCGCGTCCGGGGCGGTGTTGCGGGCCGCCGGCAGTCTCGCCGCGTTCCTGACCCGCTGGCCCCAGCCGTCCGGGCCGCTCGCCGCCGGGATCAAAGTGCTGCTCGACCCGGCCGATCCCGGCGCGGCGCTCGGCGCCGAGGGGTTGAACCCCGTCGCCTATTGGGCTGTGGCCGCGCTGATGCTCGCCGGTCTGGCGGCGCCCGGCGTGTGGGCGTGGGCCGCTTGGCGGGACCGCGCCCAGCGGACCAGAACCGACCCGCGCCGGGCGGCGGGCGCCGCGAGCCGCGACGAGACCCGCCGCGCCGCGTCCGGAAAAGCCCTCGTCCGGCGCGGCCGGACCCTGCGGCCCTCCATCCAGGATCCTCGGCCCGGCGACATCGGGTACCTGATCGGACGCAGCCGCGGGCAACAAATATGGGCGTCAGTGGAGGACAGCATCCTCCTGATCGGGCCACCCCGCTCCGGCAAAGGCCTCCACGTCGTCATCAACGCGATCCTGGACGCGCCCGGCGCGGTCGTCACCACATCCACCCGCCCCGACAACCTCACCGCCACGCTGAAAGCCCGCCAGAAGACCGGCCCTGTCGCGGTGTTCGACCCGCAACGCCTCGCCGAAGGCCTCCCCGCCGGGCTGCGGTGGTCGCCGGTCCGGGGCTGCGAGGAGCCGCTGACCGCGATGATCCGCGCCGCCGGGCTCGCCTCGGCGACCGGGGTCGGCGCCGGCGGGGTCGAGAACGGCGGGTTCTGGGAAGGCAAAACCAGGGTCGCCCTCCAAGCGCTGCTCCACGCCGCCGCCCTGGACGGCCGCGACGCCAAAGAACTGTTCCGGTGGACACTGGACCCGAACAGCGCCATCGACGCGGTCTCCGCGCTCCGCTCCCACCCCGGCGCGGCCACCGGGTGGGCGGAAGCGTTGGACGCCACCATCAACTCGGACCCGCGCACCCGCGACTCGATCTGGCAGGGCGTGTCCCTGTCACTCTCGGCGTTGGCCGACCCGCGGGTGCTGGCCGCGGTCAGCCCCCGCCCGGACGAGCAATTCGACCCCGCCCGGTTCCTCCAAGACTCCGGCGCGCTGTTCCTGCTGGCGACCGGAGCCGGCGCGGGCGCCTCGGCCGCGCTGGTCGCCGCCCTGATCGAAGACCTCGTGGAAACCGCCCGGCACCTCGCGGCCCGCTCGCCCGCCGCCCGACTGGACCCGCCCCTGCTGCTGGCGCTGGACGAGGTCGGGAACCTCGCTCCCCTCCCGTCCCTGCCGACCCTGATGGCCGAAGGGGGCGGCACCGGGATCACCACCATGCCCGTCCTCCAGTCCCTGGCGCAAGCCCGGGACCGCTGGGGCGCGGACGCGGCCGGCGCGATCTGGGACGCCTCCATCGTCAAAATCATCCTCGGCGGCGCGTCCTCGCCGGCCGACCTGAGAGACATCTCAACCCTGATCGGCGAACGCGACGAGGCCGTCACATCCGACACCCGCTCCGAGACCGGGGGCCTGTCCACCCAACGGTCCATCCGCCGCGTCCCCATCATGCCGCCAGAAGCGATCCGGACCCTCCCGTTCGGAACCGGGGTCGTCCTGCTGCGCTCCGCCCGGCCCATCATCGCCGACCTGCGCCCCTGGCCATCCAGG includes the following:
- a CDS encoding TraM recognition domain-containing protein, which encodes MTPPAAAPAGRDALANLGVAAVLSVAASGAVLRAAGSLAAFLTRWPQPSGPLAAGIKVLLDPADPGAALGAEGLNPVAYWAVAALMLAGLAAPGVWAWAAWRDRAQRTRTDPRRAAGAASRDETRRAASGKALVRRGRTLRPSIQDPRPGDIGYLIGRSRGQQIWASVEDSILLIGPPRSGKGLHVVINAILDAPGAVVTTSTRPDNLTATLKARQKTGPVAVFDPQRLAEGLPAGLRWSPVRGCEEPLTAMIRAAGLASATGVGAGGVENGGFWEGKTRVALQALLHAAALDGRDAKELFRWTLDPNSAIDAVSALRSHPGAATGWAEALDATINSDPRTRDSIWQGVSLSLSALADPRVLAAVSPRPDEQFDPARFLQDSGALFLLATGAGAGASAALVAALIEDLVETARHLAARSPAARLDPPLLLALDEVGNLAPLPSLPTLMAEGGGTGITTMPVLQSLAQARDRWGADAAGAIWDASIVKIILGGASSPADLRDISTLIGERDEAVTSDTRSETGGLSTQRSIRRVPIMPPEAIRTLPFGTGVVLLRSARPIIADLRPWPSRKDGKHLAADRAQVEGDLRAAAHASSAGG